One part of the Solanum dulcamara chromosome 3, daSolDulc1.2, whole genome shotgun sequence genome encodes these proteins:
- the LOC129882718 gene encoding probable inactive histone-lysine N-methyltransferase SUVR1 isoform X1, whose protein sequence is MPVNPRVKKAFRAMKSIGIAEEKVKPILKSLLKLYDKNWELIEEENYRALADAIFEKEEAEATEHKKPENNEPLEQREEVLEEEAVHEEPERPLKRLRLRYQEGQASPSTNNSSAGNSLKRPRREEEGELPGPRYQNQSQGEANPSSHGNNLRLYETQTSQIVARGKSLVAAKSSNASKLKEPKAEPGGQLSPKQKMSGSLALIKPKDEPYTDDMPQFEVPIAVIHPELPNKGDTSSGNASRRRSETSEPLAIELRGGRDSGEKITTSLNGVATSRELVEVQDRCHTDVDIASSLSGEVKVSINCDPALCRSDFHMPSLESVLKMVELKCLKSYKILDPNFSVMKLMKDMCECVLELGTQHSPKLQSTTDVAAENDFGSRNMTVNSSNEFMNSEIDAGDAQQKIPRLSPLHIGEDNTHAGHIASMDHCGGTPETDQNGVEQTNPWNMEAPCELILGEIGSFDSLNEFLNSDLGAGKAQPEIPHLTSYIGEDSTQADHPASTGNCGIAPETNQSRLEQTNSESLEVVPCEVTPHDVGSVDVIDITKGQENVIISLVNRVNSNHPPPFHYIASNVVFQNAFVNFSLARIGDDNSCSTCSGDCLSLSTPCACAHVTGGAFAYTKEGLIKEEFLKECISMNRDPKKHCQFFCKECPLERSKNEDIIEACKGHLMRKFIKECWWKCGCNKQCGNRVVQRGISHKLQVFMTSEGKGWGLRTLEDLPRGAFVCEYVGEVLTNVELFDRVSRSPNGEEHYYPALLDADWGSEGVLKDEEALCLDATFFGNVARFINHRCFDSNLVEIPIEIESPDHHYYHLAFFTTRKIKAMEELTWDYGIDFDDLEHPVKAFSCHCSSKFCRNMKRPSRSRSRR, encoded by the exons ATGCCGGTCAATCCAAGAGTTAAGAAGGCATTTCGTGCTATGAAAAGTATTGGCATCGCTGAGGAAAAGGTGAAGCCAATATTGAAGAGCCTTCTAAAACTATATGACAAAAATTGGGAGCTTATTGAAGAGGAAAACTATAGAGCACTTGCAGATGCTATATTTGAAAAGGAGGAAGCAGAG GCGACGGAACATAAGAAGCCTGAAAATAATGAA CCGCTTGAACAGCGAGAGGAAGTTTTAGAGGAAGAAGCAGTGCATGAGGAGCCTGAAAGGCCACTAAAGAGATTGCGGTTAAGATATCAAGAAGGTCAAGCTTCACCTTCCACTAACAATTCTAGTGCCGGGAATTCTCTTAAAAGGCCTAGACGGGAGGAGGAAGGTGAATTACCTGGACCTCGTTATCAGAACCAGTCACAAGGGGAAGCAAATCCTAGTTCTCATGGGAATAATCTTAGATTGTACGAAACTCAAACATCTCAAATCGTGGCCAGGGGTAAGAGTTTGGTTGCTGCTAAATCTTCCAATGCATCAAAACTCAAAGAGCCAAAGGCAGAACCAGGTGGACAACTATCCCCTAAACAGAAGATGTCGGGATCCCTTGCTTTAATCAAACCTAAGGATGAACCATATACTGATGATATGCCACAGTTTGAGGTTCCTATTGCTGTTATTCACCCAG AGCTGCCAAACAAGGGAGATACTTCAAGTGGTAATGCTTCAAGGAGACGTTCAGAAACTTCTGAACCTTTAGCGATAGAACTGAGAGGTGGAAGAGATTCAGGCGAGAAAATTACGACTTCATTGAATGGAGTGGCAACCAGTCGTGAGCTGGTAGAAGTCCAGGATAGATGTCACACTGATGTAGATATTGCCTCCTCACTATCTGGAGAGGTAAAAGTCTCCATAAACTGTGACCCAGCTCTTTGTAGATCAGATTTCCATATGCCAAGTCTAGAATCAGTTCTGAAGATGGTGGAGCTTAAATGTCTTAAATCATACAAAATCCTGGACCCTAACTTTTCTGTGATGAAGCTGATGAAAGACATGTGTGAGTGTGTTTTGGAACTGGGAACTCAACATAGTCCTAAATTGCAATCAACCACAGATGTTGCTGCAGAAAATGATTTTGGCTCTAGAAACATGACTGTTAATTCGTCAAATGAATTTATGAATTCTGAAATTGATGCTGGGGATGCTCAACAAAAGATACCGCGactctctcctcttcacattgGTGAAGACAACACTCATGCTGGTCATATTGCATCAATGGACCACTGTGGTGGTACTCCAGAAACTGATCAGAATGGTGTTGAACAGACTAATCCATGGAATATGGAGGCTCCATGTGAATTAATTCTGGGTGAAATAGGTTCTTTTGATTCCTTAAATGAGTTCCTGAACTCTGATCTTGGTGCTGGGAAAGCTCAACCAGAGATACCTCATCTCACTTCTTATATTGGTGAAGACAGCACTCAAGCTGATCATCCAGCATCAACGGGCAACTGTGGTATTGCTCCAGAGACCAATCAGAGTCGTCTTGAACAGACTAATTCAGAGAGTCTGGAGGTGGTTCCGTGTGAAGTGACTCCGCATGATGTAGGGTCTGTTGATGTCATTGATATAACCAAGGGGCAAGAAAATGTTATAATTTCTTTGGTGAATAGAGTTAATAGCAATCATCCACCACCATTCCACTACATAGCTTCCAATGTGGTTTTCCAGAATGCTTTTGTAAACTTTTCTCTGGCTCGTATTGGAGATGATAATAGTTGTTCAACTTGCTCTGGTGATTGTTTATCATTGTCCACACCTTGTGCTTGTGCACACGTAACCGGGGGTGCTTTCGCCTACACAAAGGAAGGCCTTATAAAAGAAGAGTTTCTTAAAGAATGTATTTCCATGAATCGTGACCCCAAGAAACACTGCCAGTTCTTTTGCAAAGAGTGCCCATTGGAAAGATCAAAAAATGAGGACATTATAGAAGCTTGTAAAGGTCATCTGATGAGAAAGTTCATAAAAGAGTGTTGGTGGAAATGTGGCTGTAACAAACAATGTGGCAACCGTGTAGTACAGCGAGGTATAAGCCATAAGTTACAG GTCTTTATGACTTCGGAAGGGAAAGGATGGGGCTTGCGGACCCTTGAAGACCTTCCCCGAGGTGCTTTTGTCTGCGAATATGTTGGAGAAGTTCTGACCAACGTAGAACTCTTTGATCGTGTTTCACGGAGCCCCAACGGGGAGGAACATTATTATCCAGCCCTGCTGGATGCTGACTGGGGTTCGGAGGGTGTCCTGAAGGATGAGGAGGCTCTTTGTTTGGATGCTACATTTTTTGGGAATGTTGCCAGGTTCATCAATCACAG ATGCTTCGATTCAAATTTGGTTGAAATACCAATTGAAATAGAGTCTCCTGATCACCACTACTATCAT CTTGCTTTTTTCACTACAAGAAAGATTAAGGCAATGGAGGAGCTCACTTGG
- the LOC129882718 gene encoding probable inactive histone-lysine N-methyltransferase SUVR1 isoform X2 yields the protein MPVNPRVKKAFRAMKSIGIAEEKVKPILKSLLKLYDKNWELIEEENYRALADAIFEKEEAEATEHKKPENNEPLEQREEVLEEEAVHEEPERPLKRLRLRYQEGQASPSTNNSSAGNSLKRPRREEEGELPGPRYQNQSQGEANPSSHGNNLRLYETQTSQIVARGKSLVAAKSSNASKLKEPKAEPGGQLSPKQKMSGSLALIKPKDEPYTDDMPQFEVPIAVIHPELPNKGDTSSGNASRRRSETSEPLAIELRGGRDSGEKITTSLNGVATSRELVEVQDRCHTDVDIASSLSGEVKVSINCDPALCRSDFHMPSLESVLKMVELKCLKSYKILDPNFSVMKLMKDMCECVLELGTQHSPKLQSTTDVAAENDFGSRNMTVNSSNEFMNSEIDAGDAQQKIPRLSPLHIGEDNTHAGHIASMDHCGGTPETDQNGVEQTNPWNMEAPCELILGEIGSFDSLNEFLNSDLGAGKAQPEIPHLTSYIGEDSTQADHPASTGNCGIAPETNQSRLEQTNSESLEVVPCEVTPHDVGSVDVIDITKGQENVIISLVNRVNSNHPPPFHYIASNVVFQNAFVNFSLARIGDDNSCSTCSGDCLSLSTPCACAHVTGGAFAYTKEGLIKEEFLKECISMNRDPKKHCQFFCKECPLERSKNEDIIEACKGHLMRKFIKECWWKCGCNKQCGNRVVQRGISHKLQVFMTSEGKGWGLRTLEDLPRGAFVCEYVGEVLTNVELFDRVSRSPNGEEHYYPALLDADWGSEGVLKDEEALCLDATFFGNVARFINHRCFDSNLVEIPIEIESPDHHYYHLAFFTTRKIKAMEELTWDYGIDFDDLEHPVKAFSCHCSSKFCRNMKRPSTHVAQ from the exons ATGCCGGTCAATCCAAGAGTTAAGAAGGCATTTCGTGCTATGAAAAGTATTGGCATCGCTGAGGAAAAGGTGAAGCCAATATTGAAGAGCCTTCTAAAACTATATGACAAAAATTGGGAGCTTATTGAAGAGGAAAACTATAGAGCACTTGCAGATGCTATATTTGAAAAGGAGGAAGCAGAG GCGACGGAACATAAGAAGCCTGAAAATAATGAA CCGCTTGAACAGCGAGAGGAAGTTTTAGAGGAAGAAGCAGTGCATGAGGAGCCTGAAAGGCCACTAAAGAGATTGCGGTTAAGATATCAAGAAGGTCAAGCTTCACCTTCCACTAACAATTCTAGTGCCGGGAATTCTCTTAAAAGGCCTAGACGGGAGGAGGAAGGTGAATTACCTGGACCTCGTTATCAGAACCAGTCACAAGGGGAAGCAAATCCTAGTTCTCATGGGAATAATCTTAGATTGTACGAAACTCAAACATCTCAAATCGTGGCCAGGGGTAAGAGTTTGGTTGCTGCTAAATCTTCCAATGCATCAAAACTCAAAGAGCCAAAGGCAGAACCAGGTGGACAACTATCCCCTAAACAGAAGATGTCGGGATCCCTTGCTTTAATCAAACCTAAGGATGAACCATATACTGATGATATGCCACAGTTTGAGGTTCCTATTGCTGTTATTCACCCAG AGCTGCCAAACAAGGGAGATACTTCAAGTGGTAATGCTTCAAGGAGACGTTCAGAAACTTCTGAACCTTTAGCGATAGAACTGAGAGGTGGAAGAGATTCAGGCGAGAAAATTACGACTTCATTGAATGGAGTGGCAACCAGTCGTGAGCTGGTAGAAGTCCAGGATAGATGTCACACTGATGTAGATATTGCCTCCTCACTATCTGGAGAGGTAAAAGTCTCCATAAACTGTGACCCAGCTCTTTGTAGATCAGATTTCCATATGCCAAGTCTAGAATCAGTTCTGAAGATGGTGGAGCTTAAATGTCTTAAATCATACAAAATCCTGGACCCTAACTTTTCTGTGATGAAGCTGATGAAAGACATGTGTGAGTGTGTTTTGGAACTGGGAACTCAACATAGTCCTAAATTGCAATCAACCACAGATGTTGCTGCAGAAAATGATTTTGGCTCTAGAAACATGACTGTTAATTCGTCAAATGAATTTATGAATTCTGAAATTGATGCTGGGGATGCTCAACAAAAGATACCGCGactctctcctcttcacattgGTGAAGACAACACTCATGCTGGTCATATTGCATCAATGGACCACTGTGGTGGTACTCCAGAAACTGATCAGAATGGTGTTGAACAGACTAATCCATGGAATATGGAGGCTCCATGTGAATTAATTCTGGGTGAAATAGGTTCTTTTGATTCCTTAAATGAGTTCCTGAACTCTGATCTTGGTGCTGGGAAAGCTCAACCAGAGATACCTCATCTCACTTCTTATATTGGTGAAGACAGCACTCAAGCTGATCATCCAGCATCAACGGGCAACTGTGGTATTGCTCCAGAGACCAATCAGAGTCGTCTTGAACAGACTAATTCAGAGAGTCTGGAGGTGGTTCCGTGTGAAGTGACTCCGCATGATGTAGGGTCTGTTGATGTCATTGATATAACCAAGGGGCAAGAAAATGTTATAATTTCTTTGGTGAATAGAGTTAATAGCAATCATCCACCACCATTCCACTACATAGCTTCCAATGTGGTTTTCCAGAATGCTTTTGTAAACTTTTCTCTGGCTCGTATTGGAGATGATAATAGTTGTTCAACTTGCTCTGGTGATTGTTTATCATTGTCCACACCTTGTGCTTGTGCACACGTAACCGGGGGTGCTTTCGCCTACACAAAGGAAGGCCTTATAAAAGAAGAGTTTCTTAAAGAATGTATTTCCATGAATCGTGACCCCAAGAAACACTGCCAGTTCTTTTGCAAAGAGTGCCCATTGGAAAGATCAAAAAATGAGGACATTATAGAAGCTTGTAAAGGTCATCTGATGAGAAAGTTCATAAAAGAGTGTTGGTGGAAATGTGGCTGTAACAAACAATGTGGCAACCGTGTAGTACAGCGAGGTATAAGCCATAAGTTACAG GTCTTTATGACTTCGGAAGGGAAAGGATGGGGCTTGCGGACCCTTGAAGACCTTCCCCGAGGTGCTTTTGTCTGCGAATATGTTGGAGAAGTTCTGACCAACGTAGAACTCTTTGATCGTGTTTCACGGAGCCCCAACGGGGAGGAACATTATTATCCAGCCCTGCTGGATGCTGACTGGGGTTCGGAGGGTGTCCTGAAGGATGAGGAGGCTCTTTGTTTGGATGCTACATTTTTTGGGAATGTTGCCAGGTTCATCAATCACAG ATGCTTCGATTCAAATTTGGTTGAAATACCAATTGAAATAGAGTCTCCTGATCACCACTACTATCAT CTTGCTTTTTTCACTACAAGAAAGATTAAGGCAATGGAGGAGCTCACTTGG
- the LOC129882718 gene encoding probable inactive histone-lysine N-methyltransferase SUVR2 isoform X3, giving the protein MPVNPRVKKAFRAMKSIGIAEEKVKPILKSLLKLYDKNWELIEEENYRALADAIFEKEEAEATEHKKPENNEPLEQREEVLEEEAVHEEPERPLKRLRLRYQEGQASPSTNNSSAGNSLKRPRREEEGELPGPRYQNQSQGEANPSSHGNNLRLYETQTSQIVARGKSLVAAKSSNASKLKEPKAEPGGQLSPKQKMSGSLALIKPKDEPYTDDMPQFEVPIAVIHPELPNKGDTSSGNASRRRSETSEPLAIELRGGRDSGEKITTSLNGVATSRELVEVQDRCHTDVDIASSLSGEVKVSINCDPALCRSDFHMPSLESVLKMVELKCLKSYKILDPNFSVMKLMKDMCECVLELGTQHSPKLQSTTDVAAENDFGSRNMTVNSSNEFMNSEIDAGDAQQKIPRLSPLHIGEDNTHAGHIASMDHCGGTPETDQNGVEQTNPWNMEAPCELILGEIGSFDSLNEFLNSDLGAGKAQPEIPHLTSYIGEDSTQADHPASTGNCGIAPETNQSRLEQTNSESLEVVPCEVTPHDVGSVDVIDITKGQENVIISLVNRVNSNHPPPFHYIASNVVFQNAFVNFSLARIGDDNSCSTCSGDCLSLSTPCACAHVTGGAFAYTKEGLIKEEFLKECISMNRDPKKHCQFFCKECPLERSKNEDIIEACKGHLMRKFIKECWWKCGCNKQCGNRVVQRGISHKLQVFMTSEGKGWGLRTLEDLPRGAFVCEYVGEVLTNVELFDRVSRSPNGEEHYYPALLDADWGSEGVLKDEEALCLDATFFGNVARFINHSLLFSLQERLRQWRSSLGIMVLILMILNIQSKHLAAIAVASSAEI; this is encoded by the exons ATGCCGGTCAATCCAAGAGTTAAGAAGGCATTTCGTGCTATGAAAAGTATTGGCATCGCTGAGGAAAAGGTGAAGCCAATATTGAAGAGCCTTCTAAAACTATATGACAAAAATTGGGAGCTTATTGAAGAGGAAAACTATAGAGCACTTGCAGATGCTATATTTGAAAAGGAGGAAGCAGAG GCGACGGAACATAAGAAGCCTGAAAATAATGAA CCGCTTGAACAGCGAGAGGAAGTTTTAGAGGAAGAAGCAGTGCATGAGGAGCCTGAAAGGCCACTAAAGAGATTGCGGTTAAGATATCAAGAAGGTCAAGCTTCACCTTCCACTAACAATTCTAGTGCCGGGAATTCTCTTAAAAGGCCTAGACGGGAGGAGGAAGGTGAATTACCTGGACCTCGTTATCAGAACCAGTCACAAGGGGAAGCAAATCCTAGTTCTCATGGGAATAATCTTAGATTGTACGAAACTCAAACATCTCAAATCGTGGCCAGGGGTAAGAGTTTGGTTGCTGCTAAATCTTCCAATGCATCAAAACTCAAAGAGCCAAAGGCAGAACCAGGTGGACAACTATCCCCTAAACAGAAGATGTCGGGATCCCTTGCTTTAATCAAACCTAAGGATGAACCATATACTGATGATATGCCACAGTTTGAGGTTCCTATTGCTGTTATTCACCCAG AGCTGCCAAACAAGGGAGATACTTCAAGTGGTAATGCTTCAAGGAGACGTTCAGAAACTTCTGAACCTTTAGCGATAGAACTGAGAGGTGGAAGAGATTCAGGCGAGAAAATTACGACTTCATTGAATGGAGTGGCAACCAGTCGTGAGCTGGTAGAAGTCCAGGATAGATGTCACACTGATGTAGATATTGCCTCCTCACTATCTGGAGAGGTAAAAGTCTCCATAAACTGTGACCCAGCTCTTTGTAGATCAGATTTCCATATGCCAAGTCTAGAATCAGTTCTGAAGATGGTGGAGCTTAAATGTCTTAAATCATACAAAATCCTGGACCCTAACTTTTCTGTGATGAAGCTGATGAAAGACATGTGTGAGTGTGTTTTGGAACTGGGAACTCAACATAGTCCTAAATTGCAATCAACCACAGATGTTGCTGCAGAAAATGATTTTGGCTCTAGAAACATGACTGTTAATTCGTCAAATGAATTTATGAATTCTGAAATTGATGCTGGGGATGCTCAACAAAAGATACCGCGactctctcctcttcacattgGTGAAGACAACACTCATGCTGGTCATATTGCATCAATGGACCACTGTGGTGGTACTCCAGAAACTGATCAGAATGGTGTTGAACAGACTAATCCATGGAATATGGAGGCTCCATGTGAATTAATTCTGGGTGAAATAGGTTCTTTTGATTCCTTAAATGAGTTCCTGAACTCTGATCTTGGTGCTGGGAAAGCTCAACCAGAGATACCTCATCTCACTTCTTATATTGGTGAAGACAGCACTCAAGCTGATCATCCAGCATCAACGGGCAACTGTGGTATTGCTCCAGAGACCAATCAGAGTCGTCTTGAACAGACTAATTCAGAGAGTCTGGAGGTGGTTCCGTGTGAAGTGACTCCGCATGATGTAGGGTCTGTTGATGTCATTGATATAACCAAGGGGCAAGAAAATGTTATAATTTCTTTGGTGAATAGAGTTAATAGCAATCATCCACCACCATTCCACTACATAGCTTCCAATGTGGTTTTCCAGAATGCTTTTGTAAACTTTTCTCTGGCTCGTATTGGAGATGATAATAGTTGTTCAACTTGCTCTGGTGATTGTTTATCATTGTCCACACCTTGTGCTTGTGCACACGTAACCGGGGGTGCTTTCGCCTACACAAAGGAAGGCCTTATAAAAGAAGAGTTTCTTAAAGAATGTATTTCCATGAATCGTGACCCCAAGAAACACTGCCAGTTCTTTTGCAAAGAGTGCCCATTGGAAAGATCAAAAAATGAGGACATTATAGAAGCTTGTAAAGGTCATCTGATGAGAAAGTTCATAAAAGAGTGTTGGTGGAAATGTGGCTGTAACAAACAATGTGGCAACCGTGTAGTACAGCGAGGTATAAGCCATAAGTTACAG GTCTTTATGACTTCGGAAGGGAAAGGATGGGGCTTGCGGACCCTTGAAGACCTTCCCCGAGGTGCTTTTGTCTGCGAATATGTTGGAGAAGTTCTGACCAACGTAGAACTCTTTGATCGTGTTTCACGGAGCCCCAACGGGGAGGAACATTATTATCCAGCCCTGCTGGATGCTGACTGGGGTTCGGAGGGTGTCCTGAAGGATGAGGAGGCTCTTTGTTTGGATGCTACATTTTTTGGGAATGTTGCCAGGTTCATCAATCACAG CTTGCTTTTTTCACTACAAGAAAGATTAAGGCAATGGAGGAGCTCACTTGG